TAATAGTTATGCATTAGAACTTGATGAGAAAACATTTGAAACAATGCTTCACAACTTCACAAATCTGGAGgtactttctctctctcaagTCATCATCTCATCTCCATTACCTGTGAACATTTCTTCTTCCTTAAGGCACCTGGATCTTAAACATACTAATCTGCTAGGTGTTCTCACAGAGAGTTTTTTCCTTATGCCAAACAGCTTGGAAACACTCAAATTGAGTGGGAATCTTCGTCTTGAAGGAGTTTTTCCAAAGAGAAACACTCTGTTAACGGAGTTGGATATATCGTACACAGGCATCTCTGGTGAGCTACCTGATTCAATTGGCAACTTCAGTTCCTTGAAATACTTAAACCTCCAACAATGTCAATTCTCTGGTTCCATTCCTGATTCCATAGGCAACCTAACACAAATTACGGCGTTAGATTTATCTTATAATCATTTCACTGGCCGTATTATTCCTTCCACAATCTCTAAATTCAAGCACCTAACGCTTTTGGATCTTTCATCTAACTCCTTTTCAGGTGAAATTCCAGATGTTTTCTCTAACCTCCAAAAGCTACgttatttagatttttttaataacagCTTCATCGGTCCATTTCCCGCTTCAATATTAAGTTTGACACGTCTTGAACACTTAGGATTGTCGAGTAATTCCCTATCTGGCCCACTGCCTAGCAACACACGCACGCTTCCAAAACTAATCCATCTAGATTTGTCATACAACTCACTGAATGGTACCATACCATCTTGGGTGTTTAGCCTACCTTTGCTATATTCAGTGTCCCTCCAACATAACCGATTCAGAGGACTAGCCGATGAAGTGATCAAAACAAACCCAACATTAAAGGAACTGCATTTAAGCAATAATCAACTCAGTGGTTCTTTTCCTCAATCACTTGCGAATCTCACAAACCTTGAAACCCTTGGAATTTCATCAAATAACATCACCATTGACGAGGGAATGAATATCACCTTTCTTAGCCTATCATCTTTATTCTTATCATCTTGTCAACTGAAGCATTTTCCACACTTCTTGAGAAATGTAAACACACTTGTGTACTTGGATATTTCTAACAATAAGATTTCTGGTCAAATCCCTAACTGGTTTAGCGGCATGAGGTGGGACTCGTTGATTTTCTTAAACCTTTCTGGTAATTCATTAACAGGAAACCTACCACAATTTCGTTACGATAACATAGGGTATCTTGATCTGAAATTTAACTCCCTTCAGGGTCCACTACCTTCATCCATTTGTAACATGAGCAAACTTATCTTATTAGATTTATCACACAACTACTTCAGTGACTCAGTTCCACATTGCTTGGGAAGCATGGGTTTACTAACGGCGTTGGACTTAAGAAGGAACAATCTCACAGGGAGTCTTCCTCCGTTATGCGCACAGAGCACTTCATTGAGTACCATTGTCGTAAATGGTAATCAATTTGAAGGACCTGTTCCTGTGTCATTGCTCAAGTGTAATGGTCTAGAAGTCCTTGATGTGGGGAACAATGCTATAAATGACACGTTTCCAGCGTGGCTTGGAGTTCTTCAAGAGCTGCAGGTCCTTATATTAAAGTCGAACAAGTTCCATGGACCTATAAGTACGTGTCAGACTGAGTTTTGCTTTCCCAAGTTGCGAATTTTTGATCTTTCTCGTAATGATTTCAGTGGCTCACTTCCTGCAAATGTTTTTGGAAACTTCGAGGCAATGATCAAATTAGATGGTGAAGACACAGGAAATATCAAGTACATGACATCTGTGTTGAATTCGCCATTTGTCACATCGTATGAGAATTCAGTGAGTTTGGTTATCAAAGGGCAGGATTTTGAGCTACAAAGAATCAGCACAATTACGACAACCATAGATCTTTCAAGCAACCATTTTGAAGGTGTCATTCCGGAAACACTAAAAGATCTCAGCTCGCTTTGGCTACTCAATTTATCCCATAACAATCTCATTGGTCATATTCCAATGGAATTGGGGCAATTGAATACACTTGAAGCTTTAGATCTCTCCTGGAATCGGCTCACTGGAAAGATTCCGCAGGAATTGACAAGAATGAACTTTCTGGCCTTATTAAACCTCTCTCATAATCATCTCATCGGACCAATTCCTCACAGTCTACAGTTCAACACATTTGGAAATGACTCGTATGGCGGAAACCTTGATTTATGTGGTCCTCCTTTATCAAAACAATGTGGAACGAGTGATCCATCGCATGTTCCTCAACCattggaggaagaagaagatgaaagtgAGTCGTATTTTTTTAGTGGATTTACGTGGGAATCAGTAGTCCTAGGCTACAGTTTTGGACTAATTGTTGGAACTGTCATGTGGAGTCTCGTGTTTAAATACCGTAAGCCAAAATGGCTTGTGGAATTTTTCGATGGACTCATGCCTCACAAAAGAAGAAGGCCAAATAGGAGAGCTCAGAGACGATGGACTTAATGGAAGATTGAGAGCGCCAACttgtctttgttttattttgtggaCTAATTATTGACCTGTTCTGTTTTTAtctgttttaattttctatttgttGTTTGTATATGTTAgaaacataataattatatttgtgTTATTTTAGTATCAATGGTTATTCAAGCTATGTTAGTTTGTTTCTGTTTCAAATTGACATAAGTGTTCTTCACAGCCACTCATTTGTCATGTTActtagatttttcaaaaatgtcaacGGGTACATGTTAGATTCTTTAAAAGTtgtgtattttttaaattaacacATTTGAACATTAACTCATATGGCACGAGTGATCCATCACATGTTCATCATCCACTGGAGTCCGAATACGAAGAAAAATCGTATTTTGCTACAGTTGTGGATTTGTTTGTTTGAACTGTCATGTGGAGTCTCATGTTTAAAGATGGTTAGCCAAAATGGTTTGTGGAATGGA
This portion of the Solanum pennellii chromosome 12, SPENNV200 genome encodes:
- the LOC107005613 gene encoding receptor-like protein 6 isoform X2; the protein is MITSLFFFYSFLCFVLLISECFSSSFDHHLCSPTEASALLQFKQSFQHRSEGYCSYRCYGGCYPKIKSWNESRDCCSWDGVTCDLLNGHVIGLDLSCSLLPGSIHPNSTLYQLHHLQTLNLAYNDVYPSSIPHNIGGLTNLRHLNLSDAWFQGKIPTEISYLSNLVSLDLSNSYALELDEKTFETMLHNFTNLEVLSLSQVIISSPLPVNISSSLRHLDLKHTNLLGVLTESFFLMPNSLETLKLSGNLRLEGVFPKRNTLLTELDISYTGISGELPDSIGNFSSLKYLNLQQCQFSGSIPDSIGNLTQITALDLSYNHFTGRIIPSTISKFKHLTLLDLSSNSFSGEIPDVFSNLQKLRYLDFFNNSFIGPFPASILSLTRLEHLGLSSNSLSGPLPSNTRTLPKLIHLDLSYNSLNGTIPSWVFSLPLLYSVSLQHNRFRGLADEVIKTNPTLKELHLSNNQLSGSFPQSLANLTNLETLGISSNNITIDEGMNITFLSLSSLFLSSCQLKHFPHFLRNVNTLVYLDISNNKISGQIPNWFSGMRWDSLIFLNLSGNSLTGNLPQFRYDNIGYLDLKFNSLQGPLPSSICNMSKLILLDLSHNYFSDSVPHCLGSMGLLTALDLRRNNLTGSLPPLCAQSTSLSTIVVNGNQFEGPVPVSLLKCNGLEVLDVGNNAINDTFPAWLGVLQELQWLTSCKCFWKLRGNDQIRW
- the LOC107005613 gene encoding receptor-like protein 19 isoform X1, with the protein product MRKHLKQCFTTSQIWSLETLKLSGNLRLEGVFPKRNTLLTELDISYTGISGELPDSIGNFSSLKYLNLQQCQFSGSIPDSIGNLTQITALDLSYNHFTGRIIPSTISKFKHLTLLDLSSNSFSGEIPDVFSNLQKLRYLDFFNNSFIGPFPASILSLTRLEHLGLSSNSLSGPLPSNTRTLPKLIHLDLSYNSLNGTIPSWVFSLPLLYSVSLQHNRFRGLADEVIKTNPTLKELHLSNNQLSGSFPQSLANLTNLETLGISSNNITIDEGMNITFLSLSSLFLSSCQLKHFPHFLRNVNTLVYLDISNNKISGQIPNWFSGMRWDSLIFLNLSGNSLTGNLPQFRYDNIGYLDLKFNSLQGPLPSSICNMSKLILLDLSHNYFSDSVPHCLGSMGLLTALDLRRNNLTGSLPPLCAQSTSLSTIVVNGNQFEGPVPVSLLKCNGLEVLDVGNNAINDTFPAWLGVLQELQVLILKSNKFHGPISTCQTEFCFPKLRIFDLSRNDFSGSLPANVFGNFEAMIKLDGEDTGNIKYMTSVLNSPFVTSYENSVSLVIKGQDFELQRISTITTTIDLSSNHFEGVIPETLKDLSSLWLLNLSHNNLIGHIPMELGQLNTLEALDLSWNRLTGKIPQELTRMNFLALLNLSHNHLIGPIPHSLQFNTFGNDSYGGNLDLCGPPLSKQCGTSDPSHVPQPLEEEEDESESYFFSGFTWESVVLGYSFGLIVGTVMWSLVFKYRKPKWLVEFFDGLMPHKRRRPNRRAQRRWT